In Bacteroidota bacterium, a single genomic region encodes these proteins:
- a CDS encoding integrase core domain-containing protein yields the protein MGCKYIKHINNAIWQARDYPFRSGQPVNSDEYVNLVKGLETVKISMDGKGRATDNVYIERFFRTIKYVKIYLERPENGVELQLVCKQFIHYYNERRDHSSIRDVPPNKSYRRAA from the coding sequence ATGGGTTGTAAATACATTAAGCACATCAATAACGCAATATGGCAAGCCAGAGATTATCCATTCCGATCAGGGCAGCCAGTTAACTCAGATGAATATGTGAATTTGGTAAAAGGCCTTGAAACGGTAAAGATATCAATGGATGGGAAAGGAAGGGCAACCGACAATGTTTATATTGAACGATTCTTCCGAACCATTAAATATGTTAAGATTTATCTGGAGCGTCCGGAGAACGGAGTTGAATTGCAATTGGTTTGTAAACAGTTTATTCACTACTACAACGAAAGACGGGATCATTCTTCTATCAGGGATGTACCGCCAAATAAATCTTACAGGAGGGCGGCATGA
- a CDS encoding PCMD domain-containing protein has protein sequence MSCQQIRESISLPPAPSPRANNNSNICLKYCPKGLDHLNTHAETLTDIEVEFTYGVLDNTFPDNMKPLNGMYITGDSLNFMLPSHIVFVASSSFDAVNFAGAVGSTLITDNLELID, from the coding sequence ATGAGTTGTCAACAAATCAGGGAAAGTATTAGTCTCCCCCCAGCCCCCTCCCCTCGTGCTAACAATAACTCTAATATTTGTTTAAAATACTGCCCAAAGGGATTAGACCATCTCAATACACACGCTGAAACATTAACAGACATTGAAGTTGAATTTACATACGGAGTACTTGACAATACTTTCCCCGACAATATGAAACCTCTGAATGGAATGTATATAACGGGAGACTCCTTAAATTTTATGCTTCCATCTCACATTGTATTTGTGGCTTCCTCAAGTTTCGATGCTGTCAATTTTGCCGGAGCAGTGGGCAGTACTTTAATTACCGACAATCTGGAACTGATTGATTAA